DNA from Gephyromycinifex aptenodytis:
AGGATGGTGAAGCGCAGGATTTCGGCAATGACATCGCAGGCGCCCACGAAGAACATCGCGCTGACAGCGAGCACTATGGTGGGCGCTAGCCCGAAGGCGGCGATACCCAGGCTGCCGAGGAGTAATACAACGCCAAGGACGACGCCGACACGTCGCACGCGCGGCACCCAACCGCTCGCCGTCGTGGCGACCAGCGCGCCGACCGAGGTAGCAGAGAAGATGAGACCGACGTCCTGAGGCCCCCCGCCGATCGTGCCCTCGACGAGCTCGGGGATGAGCACGTGCGGGGAGGCGAGGAGGATCTGTAGAAAGCCGAGGACGAGGACCACGGCGACGACAGGCTCGCGGCCCGCGAACGTCACTCCTTCGACGAGGTCGGCGCCCCAGCCGGCGAGGCCCTCGGCGATCGGGGCAGCTCCGGGACCTCCGCCGTCGGGAGGCAGGGGCCGCAGCCGAACGAGGAGGAGCCAGGAGATCCCGCTCACCCCGGCAACGGCCCAGTAGACAAGGCCCTGGCTGCCGTAGCCCGCAAGCAGGCCCGCGACCAGCGGCGACGCCGCCGCACCGAGGTCTACTGAGAGCGCCATGAGCGCCCCGGTGGCGGGCAGCATCGCCGGCTCCACGACGGCTGGGACCGCCGCCCCGAAAGCCGCCGCACCCGCGGCTCCCGTCACGCCGTCCCACACCGCGAACAGGTAGAGGACAGCGACGGACGGTTCCGGAAACGCAGCGTTAACCGCTAGAGCGACGAACCCGACGACGGCTAGTGCCCGAGAGACGAGGATGACCCGCCTCCGATCTACACGGTCGGCGAGCACGCCACCGATGAAAGAGCCCACGAGGGTGGACAGCCCGAGGACGGTGTTGACGAGTGCCACTTGCAGCGACGAGTCCGTGAGGTCGTAGGTCTGCACCGTCAACACGACCATGAGCATGCCTAGTGCGAAGGTCGAGATGAGCCGTCCGGCAAAGAGCAGCCGGTATTGGTCGTTGACCTTCAGAGGTGTGAGGTCGACAACCCAGACGTCTGGGTCGAGCAGGCCCCTCACGGCACGGGCTGGGTGGTGATA
Protein-coding regions in this window:
- the entS gene encoding enterobactin transporter EntS → MRGLLDPDVWVVDLTPLKVNDQYRLLFAGRLISTFALGMLMVVLTVQTYDLTDSSLQVALVNTVLGLSTLVGSFIGGVLADRVDRRRVILVSRALAVVGFVALAVNAAFPEPSVAVLYLFAVWDGVTGAAGAAAFGAAVPAVVEPAMLPATGALMALSVDLGAAASPLVAGLLAGYGSQGLVYWAVAGVSGISWLLLVRLRPLPPDGGGPGAAPIAEGLAGWGADLVEGVTFAGREPVVAVVLVLGFLQILLASPHVLIPELVEGTIGGGPQDVGLIFSATSVGALVATTASGWVPRVRRVGVVLGVVLLLGSLGIAAFGLAPTIVLAVSAMFFVGACDVIAEILRFTILAERTPDRLRGRVQSLWSAQVTVGDSLGGPLLSLVARGVGVPFAIAAGGLLAAAGTAVLLTRPALRTLVRDPESSGALSGDPPELGEPRPPTTA